In Myxocyprinus asiaticus isolate MX2 ecotype Aquarium Trade chromosome 27, UBuf_Myxa_2, whole genome shotgun sequence, the DNA window CAATTGTGTGATATGGTATAAATAGCAACTGTTACAGGCAAATATGggcaataaatgtttatttaaaaaatcaaagtcaTCTTTAATGATGAATGTGTTGAATGTCCGTTTTTTATGAAATAACCTTCTGTGGTGGTGTTAAGTGAATTGCTGAGGTATGCAGACAAGTGTACTCTAAAAGAGACTTATAGAAATTCACCTTGAAGAGGTCGATTTTTTTGTCAGTGTCTTTGATAACAGCACATGTTGTCGCTCACATAAAAGGAAAGGCATCTGACATTTATATACTGTTCAGAGAGACAGTATATAATGTGGTAATGGCGCATAAACCATTGTCACAGACTTTACTGGAACTCCTTCTTAGCACAGTGGACCAGTGCTTGAAAACTAACACTACATGTACTGTGGTCATATCACAAACACATATGAGCTGATTCAGCTCAGCTGGAAAAAATGACCTGAAATAGCTTTGCACATCATAAATGGGTTGAGTAACACACCACAGAATTgtcaacaacaataaataaaaaatgcaataaataaataccttAAAATGTTACTAATCTTAATATGGTCACAAAAGATCCTTAGTAAATCAAGACAATTACACTTGTTATGTGGGTTGACATTTTTTAAGTGCATAGTTCTTacagaagtcttttttttttttttgatgatgatgatggacaAACACACTTATTCAACTGTTCTGCAGTAAGAGTTGCACAGAGAAACCAGGCTTAAAATGAGATCAAGCAATATAGCAACAGTTATTCATTGTCTGTAGACCATTTTAGACAGGGAGAAGTTTGATGAGATGATGAGACAAATTTAGTAGCCACTGAGCAAGTGTACAGTACATATTAAAGAAAGCTGGTCAAAATGTCTAAAACCACTCTGTTTTTGTGAAAAACCTCTAAGAAGTTGGAGGGGGCACCACCAGAGGATTCTGGGAAAAGTAACGGGAAACTGGGAAAGAGATGGCGAAATGTCATAACTCGCACAATGACCCGCAAAACCTCCAAAATGGTACAGAAAGCCCTTGCAGAGGAAGGGGTAAGTAAAGAAAACATAGGTCCAAAATATTTTACCTCATGTTTAACTCACTGATTAAAGTCATTTGTTGGGTGATTTCCTCTATAAATTTAAACAGAGCCCTCTTTCGTATGATCAAAACACtgattgctctgtttgtttgagcatcccaatatGGCAACATTGGCTCTGCCAATGACATGAGTTTTGGTTGGGGCTATCTGTTTTGTCCGACCAATGGCAAATGTTcagaaaaatgtttgaaaatatatttcttcttcttcttcttcttttttttttttttttcttttgttttgtaaatCTGTTTGTAATGCTAATGGCACAGAAGTtagacatttcaccttgaaattGATGGTAAAACTCTTGCTAAAATACCACAGTTTCAGAAATACTGTATTATTGCAGTCAAATGCTTAtctgttttttacattaatttgtgtACATGGTATGATGCAAGGCAGTACATTTCTTTCACTCATTATGGGAGCAAACATAATAATGAGgggaaaaaacacacaaaaaaccaaacaaacacttGTAACAGATTGAATATGTCTCCCCCCTGTGGATGGCAATAGAATTAAAATACTCTGTTATTTTCAGAATGAGAGTGGGGAGGATGGCTCTATGTCTCCCATGTCTCCAAATGACTGGATGCCAGATCTCAGTGCTGGGAACAGAATATCTGTGTGCTCCAACAGCTCAGAGGACACAATACACAGCCCTCTCTCACGCCAGCTCTCTGGATGTAAGCCTGGGCACCCTTTTAATCTCAGACCTGAACGTATGTGGCGTTACTGAGATGATAAGGCTTACTGATTTGTTACTGATGTGCAGGTGCTGACAGACAGAGTCTGGACAGTGGCTTCAGCCAGAGAGACAGTATGAGACTGGAGGACAGCACCTATACAGGGCCCTTCTGTGGCAGAGCCCTAGTCCACACTGACTTCACCCCCAGCCCGTATGACATTGAATCCCTAAAACTGCAGGTTAGGTTTTCCACAAACAGTGCTGAACCATTTTTTGGTCAATGTATCAGTAATCCTGTTTATTTTAAATCTGTTCTGTTCAAATAGTTCTTTGAAAGATATATGAAATTTTGAATATAagattttgaattattattattttaagagtgAGCaatgcttgcccatgcaaaatttGTGGACACAACATACTGTagagttgctaaggtgttctgagtggtttttagcacattgctgtaCGATTGCTTGGGTCTTTTGTATGGctgctagagcattgctaggtgtttgctaaggtgttctgggtgcttACCTagacaagtcaaaagagcccacctacaagtctttatgatattctggtcccaagATATGACTTGGGCCCTTCCATTGTAAATCTAAGGCATTatccctacccctacccctaacctaCCTTAGTCTAGCccttaccctaaccttaaccctgagtgtgagcaatagtaatagtgatgcttatcCTTGTAACCAGTAAATACTATCATCATCTGTTTACTTCAGAGACTTTGAATACTTGCAGTATGTAGTGCAAACACTCACATTACGTTTATTACACAGAAAGGGGATATCATCCAGATTATTGAGAAGCCACCAGTAGGCACCTGGACTGGTAAACTCAATAACAAAGTGGGCTCCTTTAAGTTCATCTACGTCACTATGCTACCAGAGGAGGACACGCCACCAAAGAGAAAACGATGCACCAGTCAGGGACATCGGAATAAACCCAAACCAAAAAGCCTGCAGGAAGTTCTAGAGAGAATAGGCCTAACTGTAAGCCTTGACTTTCTTCTATTGTTACTTTCTTTAgaatatgcaataaaaaaatccTTGCCATACTCATCAGCACCTGCTCTCAAATCACTTTAAGGGCAGCAGTATGAATACTTGTTTCAGTAGATGAACTATTAAGAAAAATGATGACTCATAAGTAGTGAACTTCTGATGATTGACTCCACTGTGTATCTAGGAGCTGGGATCTCTCCTGTCCATGCATGGTTTCCAGAGCTTGGAGGATTTTAGTGACCTGAAGGAGTCCCACCTGAACGAGCTAAACATTACAGACCCTGAACACCGTGCCAAGATATTGAAAGCTACAGAACTTATTCATGACTGTAAGTCCATGTAGAATCTTAAAATCCATAAGGACCTGATTGTGCTACCTAAAACTACCATAACTTGAGTTATGGATCTATGCAGTAAATCAAACCTGACAGTCCTTGTAGTGTAAGGGAGAAACAGTTACTTTGATGTATCCGCTCTTTTGGTTTTACACAGGTCTCAAGCTATAGTAGACGTACTAAGCTTCTCTTCTTTTTAAACACACTATTGTATGATTTGTCTTTGTGTCCCACTTAATGGTCATTTGTGCAGCCTTCTGTAAATGCTCATTATCAAAATAATGATGTTTGCCCAACTAACATCCTTTCTCTTCTTCAGCGGAGGACGAATCAGATGAAGAGGAAAAATCTGAGCAAAAGACTGAAAGGCCACGGGACTCAGGCTGTTACGAGAGCACAGAAAACCTGGCAAACGGGCGTGAGGAGCCCCAGGCGGTATCCCAGACCGAGGCAGAGATTGATCCTGACATAGAAGTAAAAGCCGTTCAGCAGCAGCTGGAGGAGATGAAGGTGGAGGAGAGTCCAGAGAGCCAAACGGAGTGAAGACCACAGAATGTTCTTTTGATCCTGCTACTTGGAAACTCTGTCAACCTCACCGATCGATTGAGGGTATTTGTCATGGCCATGTGCTGGACCAAATCCACAAAAAGGAAACTATTTAAGATGTACAGAAGACAACAGGTCTTCTTAGAAGCTGGCACAAAATTCATGCTGGACGTAGCCGTCTTCTCTTTTACGTTATTGTTCAGAACTTTTTTGAAATGATCCAAAATCATAAACTGTATGTGATATTCCATGGATTAA includes these proteins:
- the LOC127417704 gene encoding SAM and SH3 domain-containing protein 3-like isoform X2 — translated: MLRRKPSNASEKEQPQVQKKKLSLQRSSSFKDFMKPKPASPVVSEATLDESLEGAPPEDSGKSNGKLGKRWRNVITRTMTRKTSKMVQKALAEEGNESGEDGSMSPMSPNDWMPDLSAGNRISVCSNSSEDTIHSPLSRQLSGCADRQSLDSGFSQRDSMRLEDSTYTGPFCGRALVHTDFTPSPYDIESLKLQKGDIIQIIEKPPVGTWTGKLNNKVGSFKFIYVTMLPEEDTPPKRKRCTSQGHRNKPKPKSLQEVLERIGLTELGSLLSMHGFQSLEDFSDLKESHLNELNITDPEHRAKILKATELIHDSEDESDEEEKSEQKTERPRDSGCYESTENLANGREEPQAVSQTEAEIDPDIEVKAVQQQLEEMKVEESPESQTE
- the LOC127417704 gene encoding SAM and SH3 domain-containing protein 3-like isoform X1; amino-acid sequence: MLRRKPSNASEKEQPQVQKKKLSLQRSSSFKDFMKPKPASPVVSEATLDESKLEGAPPEDSGKSNGKLGKRWRNVITRTMTRKTSKMVQKALAEEGNESGEDGSMSPMSPNDWMPDLSAGNRISVCSNSSEDTIHSPLSRQLSGCADRQSLDSGFSQRDSMRLEDSTYTGPFCGRALVHTDFTPSPYDIESLKLQKGDIIQIIEKPPVGTWTGKLNNKVGSFKFIYVTMLPEEDTPPKRKRCTSQGHRNKPKPKSLQEVLERIGLTELGSLLSMHGFQSLEDFSDLKESHLNELNITDPEHRAKILKATELIHDSEDESDEEEKSEQKTERPRDSGCYESTENLANGREEPQAVSQTEAEIDPDIEVKAVQQQLEEMKVEESPESQTE